One part of the Rutidosis leptorrhynchoides isolate AG116_Rl617_1_P2 chromosome 1, CSIRO_AGI_Rlap_v1, whole genome shotgun sequence genome encodes these proteins:
- the LOC139875460 gene encoding UDP-glycosyltransferase 91C1, which yields MEKTEDKPLNIAMFPWLAMGHLIPFFHLSKILAQKGHKISYISTPKNLERIPKIPPELSHNFKLVPLPFPEVESLPPDAESSMDIPYQKSQFLRIAFDLLQSSLIDFLTTTKLDWIIFDYPSHWLPSIASKFNISTAYFSLFTAATQAFLGPPSQLLNCNLTRSTAEDFCRVPEWVPFESDVVYRLHEVTKYTEGAVGNESGVSDTARFLASIEHCDLVLFRTCLEFEPEWFDLVCKLYQKPVIPIGFLPPSLENDDFEENENWDMIKNWLDEQRVNSVVFVALGSEAILSQVELSELALGLELSGLPFLFVVRKSIIESAQLPDGFLERVKGRGIVNVGWVPQVRILSHSSIGGFLTHCGWNSAIEGLTFGRVLILFPVMNDQGLNVRLLSGKKLGVEIPRNEVDGSFTSDSVAESIKLAMVNEEGESTRANVREIKGVFGDKNRNDRYIDDCVNLLMKIKRP from the coding sequence ATGGAGAAAACCGAAGATAAACCTCTTAACATAGCAATGTTCCCATGGCTAGCCATGGGTCATCTCATACCATTTTTTCACTTGTCCAAAATCTTAGCTCAAAAAGGCCATAAAATCTCATACATATCCACTCCAAAAAACCTAGAAAGAATTCCAAAAATACCCCCTGAACTATCTCACAATTTCAAACTAGTCCCACTTCCCTTTCCTGAAGTAGAAAGTTTACCACCAGATGCAGAGTCTTCAATGGATATACCATACCAAAAATCCCAGTTTCTAAGAATAGCATTTGATCTGCTACAATCATCTCTAATCGATTTTCTTACAACCACAAAACTTGACTGGATCATCTTTGACTATCCTTCTCATTGGCTACCTTCAATCGCATCAAAATTCAATATTTCAACTGCTTACTTTAGTCTCTTTACAGCTGCAACACAAGCTTTTCTGGGCCCACCATCTCAGCTGTTGAATTGTAATCTTACAAGATCAACGGCTGAAGATTTTTGTCGCGTGCCTGAATGGGTCCCGTTTGAATCAGATGTCGTGTACCGGTTGCACGAGGTGACAAAGTACACCGAAGGTGCGGTTGGGAACGAGTCGGGCGTGTCGGATACCGCACGGTTTCTAGCCTCGATCGAACATTGTGATTTGGTTTTGTTCAGAACATGTCTCGAGTTTGAACCCGAGTGGTTCGATCTTGTTTGTAAACTTTATCAAAAACCCGTTATCCCAATTGGTTTTTTGCCGCCATCGCTTGAAAATGATGATTTCGAAGAGAATGAGAATTGGGATATGATTAAAAATTGGTTAGACGAGCAACGAGTTAACTCGGTTGTGTTTGTTGCACTAGGAAGCGAGGCGATTTTGAGTCAAGTTGAACTCAGTGAGTTGGCTCTAGGTTTGGAGCTTTCGGGTTTACCGTTCTTATTTGTTGTAAGGAAGTCGATCATCGAGTCAGCTCAGCTTCCAGACGGGTTTCTTGAGAGGGTCAAGGGTCGAGGGATTGTTAACGTTGGGTGGGTCCCACAAGTTAGGATACTGAGTCACTCGTCAATAGGTGGTTTCTTGACTCATTGTGGTTGGAACTCGGCTATTGAAGGGCTTACATTTGGGAGGGTTTTGATTCTTTTTCCTGTTATGAATGATCAAGGATTGAATGTGAGGTTACTAAGCGGAAAGAAATTAGGAGTCGAGATTCCGAGAAACGAGGTGGACGGGTCGTTTACGAGTGACTCGGTGGCTGAGTCGATTAAACTCGCAATGGTGAACGAAGAAGGGGAGTCAACGAGGGCAAATGTTAGAGAAATAAAAGGTGTGTTTGGAGATAAGAATAGGAATGATCGTTATATTGATGATTGTGTAAATCTCTTGATGAAAATTAAGAGGCCATAA